DNA sequence from the Bacillota bacterium genome:
CTTCCCCGATAACCGCAAAGATGAAGTCCGTATGGGCCGCAGGAAGATAACCGAACTTCTCCCTACCCTGCCCTAGGCCAAGGCCAAAGAGTCCGCCGGAACCGATAGCCAACAGAGATTGGATGATATTCCACCCACTACCCAGGGGATCCTCCCAGGGGTCCAAAAAGGAGAGGATCCGGCGCATCCGGTATTCCTCCAACTTCACCAAAAGGATCCCCGCCGGAATGGCCGCGCTGCTCACCAATCCCAGATGGAGAATCCGGGCACCGTTGATAAACAGCATGGCCATCACTGTGCCCAAAAGCAACGTTGCAGTACCCATGTCCGGTTCCAGCATGATGAGTCCAAAGGCGATCCCCACAATGAATAGGGGAACCAACACCCCGGGAACGAACCGTTGCATCCGGTCCGTCATCACGGAGAAGTACACCGCCAGGAAATTTATCACCGCCAGTTTGGCGAATTCCGAAGGTTGCAACCGGAGGCTACCAAAGGCCAGCCAACGCCGAGAGCCTCCGATGGCAGGCCCAATGAGCAGTACCAGGGCCAGGAGGATATAGGCTAAGATAAGCCCGGCAAAGGCCCAGCGGTAATACAGGTGATAGTCGATCCGCATCATCACCAACATGGCCCCCAAGCCGATGGTGGCCCATAGGGCTTGCCGTTTGAGGTAAAAGAAGGGATCCCCCTGCTGTTGCCCTAAGACAAAACTAGCGGAGGCGACCATCACAATTCCGATCACCAAGAGCAAGCATGTGACTGTAAACAGTACCAGATCGGGATTTTGTCGCTCGGTAGTCAAAACAAGCCGCTCCCTTGTTCAAAGTTCCTACAAATATATATGCAGCCGGCCAGGATACATACCTTTACCAGGGGCCGATCACGGAAAAGAGGCCCACGAGGCCGAAGATCAGACCCAACACATAAAACCGGAAGACCACCTTTGTTTCCGGCCAGCCGCTCAGCTCAAAGTGGTGGTGCAAGGGGGTCATCCGGAAGATCCGCTTCCCACCGGTAAGGCGGAAATAGGTGACCTGCAGCATTACCGACAGGGCTTCCAGGACAAAGATCCCGCCAATGATCGCATAGGTCAGGGGCGTTTTGGTGAACATGGCCAAAACCCCCAGGGCTCCCCCCAATCCCAGGGCGCCGGTATCCCCCATGAACACCTGGGCGGGATAGGAGTTGAACCAGGTAAAGCCTATACAGGCACCAATGATCGCACCGGCAAAGACCGCACTTTCCACATCACCCGCCCCCAGGGCAATGATCCCGTAGGCGGTAGCGGCAATGGCCACCGTACCCGCGGCCAAACCATCGAGGCCGTCGGTGAGGTTCACGGCATTGGCGGAACCCACCAGTACAAATAAGGTCATAAAGAAGAACAATACCGGGGGCATCTGCCACACATTTCCCGTGAAGGGAATGATGGTTACCGGGCCGAACTCCCCTTCGGTAAGCAGGTAGAAGGCGAAGATGATAGCAAGCAAAATCTGGCCCAGAAGCTTTTCCCGGGCCCGCAAGCCCAAGGAACGTTTGGCCACCACAATTATGAAGTCATCGATGAGGCCAATGATCCCAAAGCCGAGGGTGATAAACAGTCCGAAGGTGAGTTTCTGAAAGCTGGGCGAGGCCACGAAACTGGCCACAGTGATCCCCAGAAGGATCAGGATCCCCCCCATGGTGGGAACACCGGCCTTCTTTAGATGGGTTTTGGGCCCCTCGGCCCGGATAGATTGGCCAAACTTCAATCTATGTAAGTAGGCAATCATGGCTGGTCCGAGGATAATCACCACCAAAAAGGCGATTCCCGCTGCATAGACCAAGTTCAACACTGTACTCCCTCCCAGGCGGCCACAATGCCCTCCACCACCAATTCCAGTTTCATCCCCCGGGAGGCCTTCACCAAAACCAGATCCTCCGGTGCTAACAGACTTGGCACTGCTGCTGCCGCTTCCTTGGAATCCTCAAAATGTTTGATCTGCTGAACACCAAGCCCTGCTTCCTGGGCCCCTTGGGCGATGAGCTGACCCAATTTCCCTACCGTGATCAATAGATCCACCGGTATCGCGGCCGCCTGCTGGCCCACGGTCCGATGGGCCTGTTCCGCAATGGGCCCCAATTCTAACATGTCGCCCAACACCGCGATCCTGCGGCCTTCGGCCCTTTGCTCCGCCAGCATTCCCAGGGCAAATCTCATGGAGGCAGGACTAGCATTGTAGGCATCGTTAAGTACGGTAATGGGCCCGATCCTTTGACGGTGACTGCGCATATCACTGGGCACAAAGTTCGTCAGACCGGCCTTGATGGCCTCGGGACCCACTCCCAGGGCTAAGGCCCCCGCCGCAGCCGCTAGAGCGTTATACACATTGTGTAGCCCCGGCACCGGCAGAAGGATGTCCAGACAGTGCTCCGGCAGGTGTAACGTAAAAGCCGCGCGGCCCGCACAGTCACGGTAGCCATCGGCCCAAACCGTAGCCCGTTGTTCCATACCAAAAGTGAGCACCGGACCAGCATGCCACTGGGCCATGGCCGACACCAAGGGGTCATCGGCGTTGAGAACCGCGGTCCCCTCCGGCGGCAAAGCCCGGACAAGCTCCCCCTTGGCCTGGGCAATCCGTTCAATGGTACCCAGCAGCTCCAAATGAACAGGATACACATTCACCACGATGCCCACCTGGGGCCGGGCCAGTTCCGCCAATTGGGTAATTTGCCCCAAGCCTCGCATACCCATTTCCGTCACCGCCGCCCAGTGCTCCGGTTCCATGCTAAGGAGCGTCAGGGGCAACCCGATCTCATTGTTGAAATTTCCCTGTGTGCTGGCTACAGGACCTACCTGGGCCAGAATCCCCGCCAACATATCTTTGGTGGTGGTCTTCCCATTGCTACCGGTTACGGCCACCACCGGCACCGCAAACTGATCTCGATGATACTTACCCCAAGCCTGCAAAGCAGCCAGGGTATCGTCTACAGCCACGCAGGGAAAATCCTGTCTAGCGTGGTTCTTTTCCACCAGCAACGCTGCCGCTTGTTTGCCGATGGCCTCGTCTAAATAGGCGTGGCCGTCTCCTTCGCCCTTTAAAGCCACAAAAAGCTGCCCTGGCACAAGTTTGCGTGTATCGATGCAGACCCCACAGACGGTGGTCTGCGCATCACCATGAACCGTTCCCGAGACCGCCCGGGCAATCTCCCCAATGGTATACTTCATTTCCCATACCCCCGCTTCCGCAAGGCTTCCTTAGCCACTTGGCGATCATCGAACTGGATGGTACGACCCTTGAACTCCTGCTGGGTTTCGTGTCCTTTCCCAGCGATGAGCACTAGGTCGCCGGGCCCCGCCCGCCCAATGGCATGCTCGATGGCGGAAGACCGTTCCAGGATCCGCACATACCCCTGGGTAGGCAAAGCCCCCGATTCAATGCCACCCTCGATCTCGGCACAGATCCTCTCGGGGTCTTCACTGCGGGGATTGTCGGAAGTCACCACCACATAGTCCGCAAGATCGGCTGCCACCCGGCCCATCCGAGGCCGTTTTCCTCGGTCTCGATCACCACCGCACCCAAACACGCACAGGATCTGGCCCGTGGGCACCAGGCTACGGGCGGTTTTGAGGACATTCTCCAAACCATCGGGGGTATGGGCATAATCCACCACCACCAGGAAGTCTTGGCCCAAATCCACAGTCTCGAAACGCCCTGGCACCTGCGGAGCCTGGGCCAACCCCCTTTGGATCGCTTGCGGATCCAAAGACATCTGCAGGGCCACGGCAATCACTCCGAGGGCATTATAGACATTGAAATCACCGATCAGGGGAATCTGGATGGGAAATGTCCCTCCCCTGTGGTTCACCATGAAACTGGTCCCTTGGGGAGTGGTCTTCAGGTCTGTGGCCCGAACCGCGGCCCCCTCCCTAAGGCCATAGGTAAGTACCGGTACTTGGCATTTGGCCAGGAAACGCCCTTTGTGCGTCTCATCGAAATTGATCACCGCGCCCCGCCCAAGGGTGGCAAAAAAGGCGGCCTTGGTCTCCACATAGTGTTCTAAGGTCTGGTGAAAATCCAAATGATCTTGACTAATATTGGTCAAAAGGCCGTAGGCATACCGACTGCCCACGATCCGATCCAAGGCGATGGCATGGGAGGAAACCTCCGCCACCCCATGGGTAATTCCCTCATCCACCATCTGGGCCATCAGCCGGAGAAAGTCCAAGGACTCCGCGGTGGTTCGGGTGGCCGGCAGGCGTTTGTCACCGAGGATGGTCTCAATGGTCCCCGTGAGGCCAGTTTTGTAACCAGCGGCCTCCAGGATACTCTTCAGCAGATAAGTAGAAGTAGTCTTCCCATTGGTCCCGGTAATCCCCACTAAGGTGAGTCTAGCCGTGGGATCACCATAGAACCTCTGGGCCAACAACCCCAAGGCTTGGCGGGAGTTGGCCACCCGCAGGGCAGGAAAGTCCGGCGGAAGGGAGACAGATTTGGCGATCACCACCGCGACGGCACCACGGGCGATGGCGTCGGGAATATAGTCATGGCCGTCGAAGCGGGCACCTTCTATACATACAAAAAGATCCCCCGGTTGCACCTTGCGGGAATCGTAGGCAACACCAGTAATATTAGGCGCGGCAGAACCCAACACTTCGGCATCAGGTACTGCATCGATCAGTTCTCGCCAATCCATGAGAGCCTTCTCCCTTCCGAGTTTCCATGGCAATTGGACCACTCATCTGCCTAAATATACCACCTTAGTTTACCTCCCAATACTAGTTTTATGAGCTTAAGTGGTCCCCTAAGACTTTATTCTATCACAGAGCAATAGATGGTCACCATTTCTCCGGGGGGAATTATGGTACCAGCCGCCGGTTCCTGTTGGTAGACCACACCGGAACCCTTAATGACCACCCGGAATCCCTCTTGGGACAGTAGCAGAGCCCCGTCCCGCATACTAAGCCCGACTACACTGGGTACCCCATTGACCGTCTTCACTTCTCGCCGGCTATCCAAGGCATACAAGGGAATCTCGGTGGTTACGGGACTGTTCTCTTTGGTATTGATCTTAAGATAATTCAGGGCCTGGCTCATCACCCGCTGGAAGACGGGGGCCGCCAACACCCCCCCATACTTGTTGGCTGTTTGGGGTTCGTTGAGAATTACCAATACAGAAAGTTGGGGATCCTCCACAGGACCAAAGCCCACAAAGGAGGCCACCCGTTCATCGCCATACCCACCAGGCTCCGGCACTTGGGCGGTACCCGTCTTGCCCGCCAGGGCGTAGCCCAACACGGCAG
Encoded proteins:
- a CDS encoding phospho-N-acetylmuramoyl-pentapeptide-transferase, with translation MLNLVYAAGIAFLVVIILGPAMIAYLHRLKFGQSIRAEGPKTHLKKAGVPTMGGILILLGITVASFVASPSFQKLTFGLFITLGFGIIGLIDDFIIVVAKRSLGLRAREKLLGQILLAIIFAFYLLTEGEFGPVTIIPFTGNVWQMPPVLFFFMTLFVLVGSANAVNLTDGLDGLAAGTVAIAATAYGIIALGAGDVESAVFAGAIIGACIGFTWFNSYPAQVFMGDTGALGLGGALGVLAMFTKTPLTYAIIGGIFVLEALSVMLQVTYFRLTGGKRIFRMTPLHHHFELSGWPETKVVFRFYVLGLIFGLVGLFSVIGPW
- a CDS encoding UDP-N-acetylmuramoyl-L-alanyl-D-glutamate--2,6-diaminopimelate ligase, whose amino-acid sequence is MDWRELIDAVPDAEVLGSAAPNITGVAYDSRKVQPGDLFVCIEGARFDGHDYIPDAIARGAVAVVIAKSVSLPPDFPALRVANSRQALGLLAQRFYGDPTARLTLVGITGTNGKTTSTYLLKSILEAAGYKTGLTGTIETILGDKRLPATRTTAESLDFLRLMAQMVDEGITHGVAEVSSHAIALDRIVGSRYAYGLLTNISQDHLDFHQTLEHYVETKAAFFATLGRGAVINFDETHKGRFLAKCQVPVLTYGLREGAAVRATDLKTTPQGTSFMVNHRGGTFPIQIPLIGDFNVYNALGVIAVALQMSLDPQAIQRGLAQAPQVPGRFETVDLGQDFLVVVDYAHTPDGLENVLKTARSLVPTGQILCVFGCGGDRDRGKRPRMGRVAADLADYVVVTSDNPRSEDPERICAEIEGGIESGALPTQGYVRILERSSAIEHAIGRAGPGDLVLIAGKGHETQQEFKGRTIQFDDRQVAKEALRKRGYGK
- the ftsW gene encoding putative lipid II flippase FtsW, with amino-acid sequence MTTERQNPDLVLFTVTCLLLVIGIVMVASASFVLGQQQGDPFFYLKRQALWATIGLGAMLVMMRIDYHLYYRWAFAGLILAYILLALVLLIGPAIGGSRRWLAFGSLRLQPSEFAKLAVINFLAVYFSVMTDRMQRFVPGVLVPLFIVGIAFGLIMLEPDMGTATLLLGTVMAMLFINGARILHLGLVSSAAIPAGILLVKLEEYRMRRILSFLDPWEDPLGSGWNIIQSLLAIGSGGLFGLGLGQGREKFGYLPAAHTDFIFAVIGEELGFIGTFGVLVLFFLFAWRGLRIGINAPDQYGCCLATGITGMIILQAILNIGVVTGILPVTGITLPLISAGGSSLVITLAGVGVLLNISRQQRV
- a CDS encoding UDP-N-acetylmuramoyl-tripeptide--D-alanyl-D-alanine ligase, which produces MKYTIGEIARAVSGTVHGDAQTTVCGVCIDTRKLVPGQLFVALKGEGDGHAYLDEAIGKQAAALLVEKNHARQDFPCVAVDDTLAALQAWGKYHRDQFAVPVVAVTGSNGKTTTKDMLAGILAQVGPVASTQGNFNNEIGLPLTLLSMEPEHWAAVTEMGMRGLGQITQLAELARPQVGIVVNVYPVHLELLGTIERIAQAKGELVRALPPEGTAVLNADDPLVSAMAQWHAGPVLTFGMEQRATVWADGYRDCAGRAAFTLHLPEHCLDILLPVPGLHNVYNALAAAAGALALGVGPEAIKAGLTNFVPSDMRSHRQRIGPITVLNDAYNASPASMRFALGMLAEQRAEGRRIAVLGDMLELGPIAEQAHRTVGQQAAAIPVDLLITVGKLGQLIAQGAQEAGLGVQQIKHFEDSKEAAAAVPSLLAPEDLVLVKASRGMKLELVVEGIVAAWEGVQC